The following coding sequences are from one Streptomyces sp. NBC_01485 window:
- a CDS encoding endo-1,4-beta-xylanase — protein MPRTPGTHRRRRRVLRPVPLAVAGALVATAAVALPQLTPEASAATTLRGLADGRGVKIGAAVGDTPLTSDASYTAVLDREFNSVTAENAMKWDAVEPSRGSFNWAAADRLVAHAAAHSQGVRGHTLAWYAQLPSWLKNGNFSATELNTILKGHIDTEVGRYKGKVYAWDVVNEAFNENGSMRGSLWQDKLGTGYIADALRWAHAADPAAKLYINDYNIEADNAKSDALYALAQQLLAQGAPLNGIGFQSHFEVGKLPASMKANLKRFSDLGLEVAITELDVRIPLPASSAELAQQSADYKTASENCLGVARCAGITVWGVSDKYSWVPGTFNGYGAALPYNESYAAKPAYTGLSNGLDPSA, from the coding sequence GTGCCCCGCACACCGGGAACTCACCGTCGCCGCCGTCGCGTTCTGCGGCCCGTCCCGCTCGCCGTCGCGGGCGCACTCGTCGCCACGGCGGCCGTCGCGCTTCCGCAGCTCACGCCGGAGGCCTCCGCCGCCACCACCCTGCGCGGCCTCGCCGACGGGCGTGGGGTGAAGATCGGCGCGGCGGTCGGCGACACCCCGCTGACCTCCGACGCGTCGTACACAGCCGTCCTGGACCGGGAGTTCAACTCGGTGACGGCGGAGAACGCGATGAAGTGGGACGCCGTCGAACCGAGCCGGGGCAGCTTCAACTGGGCGGCGGCGGACCGGCTGGTGGCCCATGCCGCCGCCCACAGCCAGGGGGTACGCGGTCACACCCTGGCCTGGTACGCGCAGTTGCCGTCCTGGCTGAAGAACGGGAACTTCTCCGCGACCGAGCTGAACACCATCCTCAAGGGCCACATCGACACCGAAGTCGGGCGCTACAAGGGCAAGGTGTACGCCTGGGACGTGGTCAACGAGGCGTTCAACGAGAACGGTTCGATGCGCGGTTCGCTCTGGCAGGACAAGCTCGGCACCGGTTACATCGCCGACGCGCTGCGCTGGGCGCACGCCGCCGACCCCGCCGCGAAGCTGTACATCAACGACTACAACATCGAGGCGGACAACGCCAAGAGCGACGCCCTGTACGCGCTGGCCCAGCAACTCCTGGCGCAGGGAGCGCCGTTGAACGGGATCGGCTTCCAGTCGCACTTCGAGGTCGGAAAGCTCCCGGCCTCGATGAAGGCGAACCTGAAGCGGTTCTCCGACCTCGGCCTGGAGGTGGCGATCACGGAACTGGACGTCCGCATCCCGCTGCCCGCCTCCTCGGCCGAACTGGCCCAGCAGTCCGCCGACTACAAGACGGCGAGCGAGAACTGCCTCGGCGTGGCACGCTGCGCCGGCATCACCGTGTGGGGCGTCAGCGACAAGTACTCGTGGGTGCCGGGCACGTTCAACGGGTACGGGGCGGCCCTGCCGTACAACGAGAGCTACGCGGCGAAGCCCGCCTACACCGGGCTGTCGAACGGCCTCGATCCGAGCGCCTGA
- a CDS encoding glycoside hydrolase family 2 TIM barrel-domain containing protein — protein MSFRTTGHAGDSTTDVDYVEDVSPGSGALAPRAWYASSDAKSLSLNGRWSFRLSATADAEDDSFAADGYDAGDWAEVTVPGHWVLQGDGAFGSPIYTNHLYPFPVDPPRVPTENPTGDHLRVFDLPPDWPAAGDAVLRFDGVESCARVWLNGTEIGEFKGSRLAHEFAVGRLLKTEGNVLAVRVHQWSAGSYLEDQDQWWLPGIFRDVTLLHRPAGSALDFFVHASYDHVTGEGTLRVDSDVDGRVSVPALDIDVVTGEAVTTAVRPWTAETPKLYDGFLVTEGERVPLRIGFRTVELADGLIRVNGRPILFKGVNRHEWHPETGRALDLETMREDVLLMKRHNLNAVRTSHYPPHPAFLDLCDEHGLWVIDECDLEAHGFVEQDWRDNPVDDDRWTPALLDRAARMVERDKNHPSVVIWSLGNEAGTGRGLTAMAEWIHGRDTSRLVHYEGDIDCRDTDVYSRMYASHEEVERIGRALDGGTLGRRQLPFILCEYAHAMGNGPGGLADYQRLFEAHDRLQGAFVWEWIDHGIEHPELGYAYGGDFGEELHDGNFVCDGLVFPDRTPSPGLTEFKKVIEPVAVESSGDGTVRVTNKQDFADLSALAFTWTFEADGETVASGGLAVPALGAGESADVKLPLPPADPRAGTETGWTVRAALAEDTPWAPAGHVVAWGQVPVAARTRPAVSAAAVPVADGRLITLGPASFDARTGALRAIGAVPVTGPRLDVWRATTDNDDGAAWQSDTRYGVLWRKLGLHRMRHRLDALEVGDEALTVRTRVAPAAAEVGLSTVYRWTSDGDRVQLTVSVTPEGDWPVPLPRLGVRLGLPGAGTDAVTWFGGGPGEAYPDSGTASTVGRWQSTVDRMQTPYVRPQENGARADVRWAELGGLRVEGDPEFWFSARRWTSEQLDAARHRTDLVPGDTVWVHLDHGQHGLGSQSCGPGPLPRYYLDVAPATFSFVFTTTG, from the coding sequence ATGTCCTTCCGCACCACCGGCCACGCCGGCGACAGCACCACTGACGTCGACTACGTCGAGGACGTGTCACCGGGCAGCGGGGCGCTCGCGCCCCGCGCCTGGTACGCGTCCTCGGACGCGAAGTCCCTGTCGCTGAACGGACGGTGGAGTTTCCGTCTGTCGGCGACGGCGGACGCCGAGGACGACTCGTTCGCCGCGGACGGCTACGACGCCGGGGACTGGGCCGAGGTCACGGTCCCCGGCCACTGGGTCCTCCAGGGCGACGGCGCCTTCGGGTCGCCGATCTACACCAACCACCTCTACCCGTTCCCGGTGGACCCGCCCCGCGTCCCCACCGAGAACCCGACCGGCGACCACCTGCGGGTCTTCGACCTCCCGCCGGACTGGCCCGCCGCCGGGGACGCCGTGCTGCGCTTCGACGGCGTCGAGTCCTGCGCCCGGGTGTGGCTGAACGGCACGGAGATCGGCGAGTTCAAGGGCTCGCGGCTGGCGCACGAGTTCGCGGTCGGCCGTCTGCTGAAGACCGAGGGCAACGTACTGGCGGTGCGCGTCCACCAGTGGTCGGCGGGCTCCTACCTGGAGGACCAGGACCAGTGGTGGCTGCCGGGCATCTTCCGTGACGTCACCCTGCTGCACCGCCCGGCGGGCAGCGCGCTCGACTTCTTCGTGCACGCCTCCTACGACCACGTCACGGGCGAGGGCACCCTGCGCGTCGACTCCGACGTCGACGGGCGGGTGTCCGTGCCCGCTCTCGACATCGATGTCGTCACAGGAGAAGCGGTGACGACGGCTGTCCGGCCGTGGACGGCGGAGACGCCGAAGCTGTACGACGGCTTCCTCGTCACCGAGGGCGAGCGGGTGCCCCTGCGCATCGGTTTCCGTACCGTCGAGCTGGCGGACGGCCTGATCAGGGTCAACGGCCGGCCGATCCTCTTCAAGGGCGTCAACCGGCACGAGTGGCACCCGGAGACCGGCCGCGCCCTCGACCTGGAGACGATGCGCGAGGACGTGCTGCTGATGAAGCGGCACAATCTCAACGCCGTCCGCACCTCGCACTACCCGCCCCACCCGGCCTTCCTCGACCTGTGCGACGAGCACGGGCTGTGGGTCATCGACGAATGCGACCTGGAGGCCCACGGCTTCGTCGAGCAGGACTGGCGGGACAACCCCGTCGACGACGACCGCTGGACACCCGCCCTGCTCGACCGCGCCGCCCGCATGGTCGAACGGGACAAGAACCACCCGTCGGTCGTCATCTGGTCCCTCGGCAACGAGGCCGGCACCGGGCGCGGCCTGACCGCGATGGCCGAGTGGATCCACGGCCGCGACACCTCACGCCTCGTGCACTACGAGGGTGACATCGACTGCCGTGACACAGACGTCTATTCGCGCATGTACGCCTCCCACGAGGAGGTCGAGCGGATCGGACGGGCACTGGACGGCGGCACCCTCGGACGACGCCAACTGCCCTTCATCCTCTGCGAGTACGCCCACGCCATGGGCAACGGCCCCGGCGGACTGGCCGACTACCAGCGGCTCTTCGAGGCGCACGACCGGCTCCAGGGCGCCTTCGTCTGGGAGTGGATCGACCACGGCATCGAGCACCCGGAGCTGGGCTACGCCTACGGCGGCGACTTCGGCGAGGAACTGCACGACGGGAACTTCGTCTGCGACGGACTGGTCTTCCCCGACCGGACCCCCTCCCCCGGCCTGACCGAGTTCAAGAAGGTGATCGAACCGGTCGCCGTCGAGAGCTCCGGCGACGGCACGGTCCGCGTCACCAACAAGCAGGACTTCGCGGACCTGTCGGCGCTGGCGTTCACCTGGACGTTCGAGGCCGACGGCGAGACGGTCGCGTCGGGCGGTCTCGCGGTGCCCGCGCTCGGGGCGGGCGAGTCGGCGGACGTGAAGCTGCCGCTGCCCCCGGCGGACCCTCGGGCCGGTACGGAGACGGGCTGGACGGTGCGGGCCGCGCTCGCCGAGGACACGCCGTGGGCGCCCGCCGGCCATGTGGTGGCCTGGGGCCAGGTGCCGGTCGCGGCACGGACACGGCCGGCCGTCTCCGCGGCAGCGGTACCGGTGGCCGACGGACGGCTGATCACCCTGGGCCCGGCCTCCTTCGACGCCCGCACGGGCGCCCTGCGCGCCATCGGCGCGGTGCCGGTGACCGGCCCGCGGCTGGACGTGTGGCGGGCGACCACCGACAACGACGACGGTGCGGCCTGGCAGTCGGACACCCGCTACGGCGTGCTCTGGCGCAAGCTGGGCCTGCACCGTATGCGGCACCGTCTGGACGCGCTGGAGGTCGGCGACGAGGCGCTGACGGTACGGACCCGGGTGGCGCCGGCCGCCGCGGAGGTCGGCCTGTCGACGGTGTACAGGTGGACGTCGGACGGCGACCGTGTACAGCTGACCGTGTCCGTCACACCGGAGGGCGACTGGCCGGTCCCGCTGCCCCGTCTCGGCGTCCGCCTGGGACTGCCCGGAGCCGGAACCGACGCGGTGACCTGGTTCGGCGGGGGTCCCGGGGAGGCGTATCCGGACAGCGGGACGGCGTCGACCGTCGGCCGCTGGCAGTCGACGGTCGACCGTATGCAGACGCCGTACGTCCGTCCGCAGGAGAACGGAGCCCGCGCCGACGTCCGCTGGGCGGAGCTCGGCGGACTGCGCGTCGAGGGCGATCCGGAGTTCTGGTTCAGCGCCCGCCGCTGGACCAGCGAACAGTTGGACGCCGCCCGGCACCGCACCGACCTGGTGCCGGGGGACACGGTGTGGGTCCACCTCGACCACGGTCAGCACGGCCTCGGTTCGCAGTCCTGCGGCCCGGGCCCCCTCCCGCGGTACTACCTCGACGTGGCACCCGCCACGTTCTCGTTCGTCTTCACGACAACCGGCTGA
- a CDS encoding carbohydrate ABC transporter permease, giving the protein MTTTTPESGKTRRRRNHGVMSSAGLYIATSVAAFLFLIPFYLIVRNALSTDVEITGEHWKIFPTNIQWSNIGDVWNDTSVPFARSMWNSAVVAVLHTTGVLLVCSLAGYALARIPYKHANKIFYAVLGTLMVPTAVTFVPSFVLVSSLGWVDSYRGLIIPGLFSGFTCFLFRQYFLGFPKELEEAARVDGLGYWGAYWRVVVPNSLNFFAAIATITFISGWNSFLWPLVIGQDPNAWTVQVALSNYTTAQTVVFHQIFMATAISILPLLFVFLFLQRWLVQGIAQTGIKG; this is encoded by the coding sequence GTGACCACCACAACGCCCGAGTCGGGCAAGACCAGGCGCCGCCGCAACCACGGGGTGATGAGCAGCGCCGGCCTCTACATCGCCACCAGCGTGGCCGCGTTCCTCTTCCTGATCCCGTTCTACCTGATCGTCCGCAACGCCCTCTCGACCGACGTCGAGATCACCGGAGAGCACTGGAAGATCTTCCCCACGAACATCCAGTGGAGCAACATCGGCGACGTCTGGAACGACACGTCGGTGCCGTTCGCCCGGTCGATGTGGAACTCCGCGGTCGTCGCCGTCCTGCACACCACCGGCGTCCTGCTGGTGTGCTCGCTCGCGGGGTACGCCCTGGCCCGGATCCCGTACAAGCACGCCAACAAGATCTTCTACGCCGTCCTGGGCACCCTGATGGTCCCGACCGCCGTGACCTTCGTGCCCAGTTTCGTGCTGGTCTCGTCGCTCGGCTGGGTGGACAGTTACCGAGGTCTCATCATCCCGGGCCTGTTCAGTGGTTTCACCTGCTTCCTCTTCCGGCAGTACTTCCTGGGGTTCCCCAAGGAGCTGGAGGAGGCGGCACGCGTGGACGGGCTCGGTTACTGGGGCGCGTACTGGCGTGTCGTGGTGCCCAACTCGCTGAACTTCTTCGCGGCGATCGCGACGATCACCTTCATCAGCGGCTGGAACTCCTTCCTGTGGCCGCTGGTCATCGGCCAGGACCCCAACGCGTGGACGGTCCAGGTGGCGCTGTCCAACTACACCACCGCGCAGACCGTCGTGTTCCACCAGATCTTCATGGCCACCGCGATTTCCATCCTGCCCCTGTTGTTCGTCTTCCTCTTCCTCCAGCGCTGGCTGGTGCAGGGGATCGCACAGACCGGCATCAAGGGCTGA
- a CDS encoding carbohydrate ABC transporter permease: MSTTTEPALASPAPAKTSTAKPRRGLRGSATFNFWLFCGPFLVGLLIFVYAPIGWSIWLSFFDARFTVTPDKFIGFDNYTYMLTNSDFVGSLGTFTVFAAFIVPTTWALSLGLALLVNRLRFMRAFFRSVFFLPTACSYVAAALIWKMSIFNGVRFGLANTVLDWFGIENVAWLVNPDPPWYWLVIVTARLWLQSGFYMILFLAALQNIPGELYEAAALDGAKPGWQTFRYITLPQLRATSTAVVLLLLVAAYQAFDEFYNLLSKTTWGRPPLVELYYTALGENQDYGAGSAGAVILTVLICAVTLLQGRFMGFGRGEESK, from the coding sequence ATGTCGACGACCACCGAACCCGCCCTCGCGAGCCCCGCCCCGGCCAAGACCTCCACGGCCAAGCCGCGGCGGGGGCTGCGGGGCAGCGCCACCTTCAACTTCTGGCTCTTCTGCGGCCCGTTCCTCGTAGGGCTGCTGATCTTCGTCTACGCGCCGATCGGCTGGAGCATCTGGCTCAGCTTCTTCGACGCGCGCTTCACCGTCACGCCGGACAAGTTCATCGGCTTCGACAACTACACGTACATGCTGACGAACTCCGACTTCGTCGGCTCGCTCGGCACCTTCACCGTGTTCGCCGCCTTCATCGTGCCCACCACCTGGGCACTGTCGCTGGGCCTCGCCCTGCTGGTGAACCGGCTGCGGTTCATGCGGGCGTTCTTCCGCTCGGTGTTCTTCCTGCCGACCGCGTGCTCCTACGTCGCCGCGGCGCTGATCTGGAAGATGTCCATCTTCAACGGGGTCCGCTTCGGCCTCGCGAACACGGTCCTCGACTGGTTCGGGATCGAGAACGTCGCCTGGCTGGTCAACCCCGACCCGCCCTGGTACTGGCTGGTCATCGTCACGGCCCGGCTGTGGCTCCAGTCCGGCTTCTACATGATCCTGTTCCTGGCCGCGCTCCAGAACATCCCGGGCGAGCTGTACGAGGCCGCCGCGCTGGACGGCGCCAAGCCGGGCTGGCAGACCTTCCGGTACATCACGCTGCCCCAACTGCGGGCCACCTCCACCGCGGTGGTGCTCCTGCTGCTCGTCGCCGCGTACCAGGCGTTCGACGAGTTCTACAACCTGCTGTCCAAGACGACCTGGGGCCGCCCGCCCCTCGTCGAGCTGTACTACACCGCCCTGGGCGAGAACCAGGACTACGGCGCCGGCAGCGCGGGGGCCGTCATCCTGACCGTACTGATCTGCGCCGTCACCCTGCTCCAGGGCAGGTTCATGGGCTTCGGCAGGGGGGAGGAGTCCAAGTGA
- a CDS encoding ABC transporter substrate-binding protein: MSAMSNSPFSRRSLFRAAAGMTAAGTLAACGGNTGRGGGSSGTSLTQYFHAYGEEGTEQAIKRYAKAYKGANVTTQWITAADFENKLFATLLTDNAPDLFEFHPQIQMVKSGQVADLTDIVDPVKADFNPADIASHTVDGKIYGVRMIDDPQFFFYRPSLLEKAGVKVPETLDELIEAAAKLTTGKVKGLYLGNDLHAVINPMIWSAGANTLDDKNQIAYHTPGVIEGIKKMRKLFTSGDLLLGAPTDYWDPSALNQGLCAIQFCGMWAMPQFQKVLGDDIGVFPFPKTVDSGKQSVTNGGWSMFVNAKGKNVDAAKEYVKWLWIEQKKYQEEWATSYGFHIPPRTSIAQSATKLKSGLPAEGVRLFNEFGHFDNIGWTQAMITALEDVFANSVRKDGDPEASLDKADTAVNRELKKLFG, from the coding sequence ATGTCGGCAATGAGCAACAGCCCCTTCTCCCGCCGTTCCCTCTTCCGGGCCGCGGCGGGCATGACCGCGGCCGGGACACTCGCCGCCTGCGGCGGCAACACCGGCAGAGGAGGCGGCAGTTCCGGCACGAGCCTGACCCAGTACTTCCACGCCTACGGCGAGGAGGGCACCGAGCAGGCCATCAAGCGGTACGCGAAGGCGTACAAGGGCGCGAACGTGACCACGCAGTGGATCACCGCCGCCGACTTCGAGAACAAGCTCTTCGCGACGCTGCTCACCGACAACGCGCCCGACCTGTTCGAGTTCCACCCGCAGATCCAGATGGTCAAGAGCGGTCAGGTGGCGGACCTGACCGACATAGTCGACCCGGTCAAGGCCGACTTCAACCCGGCCGACATCGCCTCGCACACGGTCGACGGCAAGATCTACGGCGTCCGGATGATCGACGACCCGCAGTTCTTCTTCTACCGGCCGTCGCTGCTGGAGAAGGCCGGCGTGAAGGTGCCGGAGACCCTCGACGAGCTGATCGAGGCCGCCGCCAAGCTCACCACCGGCAAGGTCAAGGGCCTGTACCTCGGCAACGACCTGCACGCGGTCATCAACCCGATGATCTGGTCGGCGGGCGCGAACACCCTCGACGACAAGAACCAGATCGCGTACCACACCCCCGGTGTCATCGAGGGCATCAAGAAGATGCGCAAGCTGTTCACCAGCGGTGACCTGCTCCTCGGCGCCCCGACCGACTACTGGGACCCCTCGGCGCTCAACCAGGGCCTGTGCGCGATCCAGTTCTGCGGTATGTGGGCGATGCCGCAGTTCCAGAAGGTGCTCGGCGACGACATCGGCGTCTTCCCGTTCCCCAAGACCGTCGACTCCGGCAAGCAGTCGGTCACCAACGGCGGTTGGTCGATGTTCGTCAACGCCAAGGGCAAGAACGTCGACGCGGCCAAGGAATACGTCAAGTGGCTGTGGATCGAGCAGAAGAAGTACCAGGAGGAGTGGGCCACTTCCTACGGCTTCCACATCCCGCCGCGCACCTCGATCGCCCAGTCCGCCACCAAGCTCAAGTCGGGTCTGCCGGCCGAGGGCGTCAGGCTCTTCAACGAGTTCGGGCACTTCGACAACATCGGCTGGACCCAGGCCATGATCACCGCGCTGGAGGACGTCTTCGCCAACTCCGTCCGCAAGGACGGTGACCCGGAGGCCTCCCTCGACAAGGCCGACACCGCGGTCAACCGCGAGCTCAAGAAGCTCTTCGGATAG
- a CDS encoding ROK family transcriptional regulator: MKRGTSRDIRTANRYEVLRQIIAASPTSRQELAAATGLSLATVATLVGELLDLRMITEVGFEDSAGGRPRGLVAVNASGGALIGVDIAETYVHVELFDLGLNVLARAEENMRPGESRPEQVVGHVAVAAGSVVTQAGVEAARVLGVGVSVPGQVDRATGISEYAPNWDWHDVPLLDLLSEHIAYPLYLDNPLRACAVAELWFGAARGHGDAVVVNLGTGVGAGLVLGGALHRGVSNSAGEWGHTTLVLDGRLCRCGNHGCVETYVGAPGIMQNLRELSPRSPLLHPEDQTATIDALAAGVAAGDPVAVKVVRDTARYLGAGIANLVNVLNPEVVVLSSWVAARLGEPLLAEVREAVARHALKRPLAANRIVLSPIPTDPACLGAATFALEGALQSVGQRNAKRTAPARTRSRTAPPS, encoded by the coding sequence ATGAAGCGCGGCACATCACGTGACATCCGCACCGCGAACCGCTACGAGGTGCTGCGTCAGATCATCGCCGCCTCGCCCACCTCCCGGCAGGAGCTCGCGGCGGCGACCGGTCTCTCGCTCGCCACGGTCGCCACCCTCGTCGGCGAACTGCTCGACCTCCGCATGATCACGGAGGTCGGGTTCGAGGACTCGGCGGGCGGCCGCCCCCGGGGCCTCGTGGCCGTCAACGCGTCGGGGGGCGCGTTGATCGGCGTGGACATCGCGGAGACCTACGTCCATGTCGAGCTGTTCGACCTCGGGCTGAACGTGCTGGCCCGCGCCGAGGAGAACATGCGGCCCGGCGAGAGCCGCCCGGAGCAGGTCGTCGGGCACGTCGCCGTGGCCGCCGGTTCGGTGGTCACGCAGGCCGGGGTCGAGGCCGCCCGGGTGCTCGGCGTCGGGGTGAGCGTGCCGGGGCAGGTGGACCGGGCCACCGGCATCTCCGAGTACGCGCCCAACTGGGACTGGCACGACGTGCCGTTGCTCGACCTGCTCTCCGAACACATCGCGTATCCGCTGTACCTGGACAATCCGCTGCGCGCCTGCGCGGTCGCCGAGCTGTGGTTCGGGGCGGCGCGCGGGCACGGGGACGCCGTGGTGGTCAACCTCGGCACCGGCGTCGGCGCCGGACTGGTGCTGGGCGGCGCACTGCACCGGGGGGTCAGCAACAGTGCCGGGGAGTGGGGGCACACGACGCTCGTGCTCGACGGCCGGCTGTGCCGGTGCGGCAACCACGGCTGCGTGGAGACGTACGTCGGCGCGCCCGGCATCATGCAGAACCTGCGGGAACTCAGCCCGCGCAGCCCGTTGTTGCACCCCGAGGACCAGACCGCCACGATCGACGCCCTGGCCGCCGGGGTGGCCGCCGGCGACCCGGTCGCCGTCAAGGTCGTGCGGGACACGGCCCGTTACCTCGGCGCCGGCATCGCCAACCTGGTCAACGTGCTCAATCCCGAGGTGGTCGTGCTGAGCAGTTGGGTCGCGGCCCGGCTCGGCGAACCCCTCCTCGCCGAGGTGCGCGAGGCCGTCGCCCGGCACGCGCTGAAACGGCCGCTGGCCGCCAACCGGATCGTCCTGTCCCCCATCCCCACCGACCCGGCGTGTCTGGGGGCGGCGACGTTCGCACTCGAAGGGGCGCTCCAGTCCGTCGGGCAGCGCAACGCGAAACGCACCGCCCCCGCCCGCACGAGGAGCCGTACGGCACCGCCTTCGTGA
- a CDS encoding FAD-binding protein, which translates to MTETVTNWAGNITFAAGELHRPHSLDALRSLVAGSGRVRVLGSGHSFNEIAEPGVGGVLLSLGALAGAAGEVEVDTAARTVRVGGGVRYAELARRVHEHGLALPNMASLPHISVAGSVATGTHGSGVGNGPLAAAVREVEIVTADGSTVVIGRGDRRFGGAVTSLGALGVVTALVLDLEPSYEAEQYVFTELPLDGLDFEAVAGAAYSVSLFTDWGAPGFRQVWLKRRADEPLAGFPWATPAVEALHPVPGMPAVNCTEQLGVPGPWHERLPHFRAEFTPSSGNELQSEYLLPRGHAVEALHAVDKIRQTVAPVLQICEVRTVAADEQWLSPSHGRDTVAFHFTWIEDTAAVLPVVRAVEAALEPFEPRPHWGKVFEVPAAVVRGRYPRIDDFTALARVLDPAGKFTNAFVRDVLEG; encoded by the coding sequence ATGACCGAAACCGTTACGAACTGGGCCGGCAACATCACCTTCGCCGCCGGCGAGCTGCACCGCCCGCACTCCCTCGACGCTCTCCGCTCGCTCGTGGCGGGGAGCGGGCGGGTGCGGGTGCTGGGCAGCGGGCACTCGTTCAACGAGATCGCCGAGCCGGGCGTCGGCGGGGTGCTGCTGTCGCTGGGCGCCCTGGCCGGTGCGGCCGGTGAGGTCGAGGTCGACACGGCGGCGCGGACGGTGCGGGTCGGGGGCGGGGTCCGGTACGCGGAACTGGCGCGCCGGGTGCACGAGCACGGGCTCGCCCTGCCCAACATGGCCTCCTTGCCGCACATCTCGGTCGCCGGGTCGGTGGCGACCGGTACGCACGGGTCGGGCGTCGGCAACGGTCCGCTCGCCGCCGCCGTACGGGAGGTGGAGATCGTCACCGCCGACGGCTCGACCGTCGTCATCGGGCGCGGCGACCGGCGGTTCGGCGGGGCCGTCACCTCGCTGGGCGCCCTGGGCGTCGTCACGGCGCTCGTCCTCGACCTGGAGCCCAGCTACGAGGCCGAGCAGTACGTGTTCACCGAACTTCCCCTGGACGGGCTGGACTTCGAGGCCGTGGCCGGGGCGGCGTACAGCGTCAGCCTGTTCACCGACTGGGGTGCGCCGGGCTTTCGGCAGGTGTGGCTGAAGCGGCGCGCGGACGAGCCCCTCGCCGGCTTCCCCTGGGCCACGCCCGCCGTCGAGGCGCTGCATCCGGTGCCGGGGATGCCGGCGGTCAACTGCACCGAGCAGCTCGGGGTGCCGGGGCCGTGGCACGAGCGACTGCCGCACTTCCGGGCGGAGTTCACCCCGAGCAGCGGCAACGAGCTGCAGAGCGAGTATCTGCTGCCGCGCGGGCACGCCGTCGAGGCGCTGCACGCGGTCGACAAGATCCGGCAGACGGTCGCCCCCGTACTGCAGATCTGCGAAGTGCGGACCGTGGCCGCCGACGAACAGTGGCTGAGCCCCTCCCACGGGCGGGACACCGTGGCGTTCCACTTCACCTGGATCGAGGACACGGCGGCCGTGCTGCCCGTGGTGCGGGCGGTGGAAGCGGCGCTGGAGCCCTTCGAGCCGCGGCCGCACTGGGGCAAGGTGTTCGAGGTGCCGGCCGCTGTGGTGCGCGGGCGCTACCCCCGGATCGACGACTTCACGGCCCTGGCGCGGGTGCTGGATCCGGCCGGGAAGTTCACCAACGCCTTCGTGCGGGACGTCCTGGAAGGCTGA